A DNA window from Sphingomonas profundi contains the following coding sequences:
- a CDS encoding TfuA-like protein, with protein sequence MSAILFAGPSLWGSRRPLSRGLVLRPPAGCGDVLRAAAERPAAIGLVDGVFESGPSVWHKEILAAIAVGVPVLGAASLGALRAAELDRFGMIGVGAIYAAYRDGRWTRDDAVMVSHAPPALGSRPLTVALVDVAAAVAAAPPADRAALMRIAAAMNFRDRTWPALRARFAAATGRPLAPLDEQASLKRRDAEALIDRLAMPIAPPPCRPPPETVFLRGLRRRISS encoded by the coding sequence ATGAGCGCGATCCTGTTCGCCGGCCCCAGCCTGTGGGGATCGCGACGCCCGCTGTCGCGTGGGCTCGTGCTGCGCCCGCCGGCCGGCTGCGGCGACGTGCTGCGCGCCGCCGCCGAACGGCCGGCCGCGATCGGCCTGGTGGACGGCGTGTTCGAGAGCGGCCCCAGCGTGTGGCACAAGGAGATACTGGCGGCCATCGCGGTCGGCGTGCCGGTGCTCGGCGCGGCGAGCCTCGGCGCGTTGCGCGCGGCCGAGCTCGACCGGTTCGGCATGATCGGCGTGGGGGCGATCTACGCCGCCTATCGCGACGGCCGCTGGACGCGCGACGACGCCGTGATGGTCAGCCACGCGCCGCCGGCGCTCGGCAGCCGGCCGCTGACGGTGGCGCTGGTCGACGTGGCGGCGGCGGTGGCCGCCGCGCCGCCCGCCGATCGCGCCGCCTTGATGCGGATCGCGGCGGCGATGAACTTTCGCGACCGGACATGGCCGGCGCTGCGGGCGCGCTTCGCCGCCGCGACCGGCCGGCCGCTTGCCCCGCTCGACGAGCAGGCGAGCCTCAAGCGCCGCGACGCCGAGGCGCTGATCGATCGCCTCGCCATGCCGATCGCGCCCCCACCCTGCCGGCCGCCACCCGAAACCGTGTTCCTGCGCGGGCTGCGGCGGCGGATCAGCAGCTGA
- a CDS encoding YcaO-like family protein: MAGYGRGVRTAETLARILPLARAIGVTRLADVTGLDRIGIPVFQAVRPLARSLSVSQGKGLTANAARVSALMEAIELHCAESLAPAGQGRATIDEATFWARIPKAFEQEAMFDPLGARGWCAAVDLLSGAAMRVPHGLVSMDCTVQRPADLWPNTNGLAAGNDAVEAQVSALCEAVERDAQARWMAARPRARRATAIDPATIGDRAGRWLLARVARAGLRCALWDMSAAHGIATIGCAIVDPAPAATLALPPAFGAGCHPRAPIALARAITEAAQTRSALIAGARDDLSPADYADPGGQRAALTFAMHDFGGGPMRAFADVPDCRLTLPAARERLLAICEAAGAGRVPCVDLSPAGANIAVVRVVVPGFGDHDRPSALPAFAA; this comes from the coding sequence ATCGCCGGTTACGGGCGCGGCGTCCGCACGGCCGAGACGCTGGCGCGCATCCTGCCGCTGGCGCGCGCCATCGGCGTCACCCGCCTGGCCGACGTCACCGGGCTGGACCGGATCGGCATCCCCGTCTTCCAGGCCGTCCGGCCGCTCGCGCGGTCGCTCAGCGTGTCGCAGGGCAAGGGGCTGACGGCGAACGCGGCGCGCGTCTCCGCGCTGATGGAAGCGATCGAGCTGCACTGCGCCGAGTCGCTGGCCCCGGCGGGGCAGGGCCGCGCCACGATCGACGAAGCTACGTTCTGGGCGCGCATACCCAAAGCCTTCGAGCAGGAGGCAATGTTCGATCCGCTCGGCGCGCGGGGCTGGTGCGCCGCCGTCGACCTGCTCTCCGGCGCGGCGATGCGGGTTCCGCACGGGCTGGTCTCGATGGACTGCACCGTTCAGCGCCCGGCCGATCTGTGGCCGAACACCAACGGCCTGGCGGCGGGCAACGACGCGGTGGAGGCGCAGGTCTCCGCCTTGTGCGAGGCGGTGGAGCGGGACGCGCAGGCGCGCTGGATGGCGGCCCGCCCCCGCGCGCGCCGCGCCACCGCGATCGATCCCGCCACGATCGGCGACCGTGCCGGGCGATGGCTGCTGGCGCGGGTGGCGCGCGCCGGGCTGCGCTGCGCTTTGTGGGACATGAGCGCGGCGCACGGCATCGCCACGATCGGCTGCGCGATCGTCGATCCCGCGCCGGCCGCAACGCTGGCGCTGCCGCCGGCCTTCGGCGCCGGCTGCCATCCGCGCGCGCCGATCGCCCTCGCCCGCGCGATCACCGAGGCGGCGCAGACCCGCAGCGCGCTGATCGCCGGCGCGCGCGACGATCTCTCGCCCGCCGACTATGCCGATCCGGGCGGCCAGCGAGCGGCGCTCACCTTCGCGATGCACGATTTCGGCGGCGGGCCGATGCGCGCCTTCGCCGACGTGCCGGACTGCCGCCTGACGCTGCCCGCCGCGCGCGAGCGCCTGCTCGCGATCTGCGAGGCGGCCGGCGCGGGGCGCGTGCCGTGCGTCGATCTCAGCCCGGCCGGCGCGAATATAGCGGTGGTCCGCGTCGTCGTGCCGGGGTTCGGCGATCACGATCGCCCGTCCGCCCTGCCGGCGTTCGCGGCATGA